The stretch of DNA TACCTGGTGAATCCTACTGCTCAGGACAGGGATATCACCAGAGTGGATAAGATTTAGTTTTGATGATACCTCATGTGATTAACTGAATTATTGAAGCACTGCAATATTTTCAATTAACCTACAGCAGCAGATTGTGCTTCTTGATTGACATCCAGCAAGACGTCTGACCACCATTTGGTTGTAAAATAAATTTGGAAATTGATGCCTTATatgcagtgttgggcaagtgcAATATATAACTCTTTACTAATTACTCCTTAAAAAAGTAATGATATTAGGTTGCTTTTGACTTAGTAtcaaaagtaattagttacattaCTGTATTAGTTTTGCGGCCCCAAAACAAACGCACAACATTTCAGCTCCTTCAGAACTCATTCTACTTTCTTGGAACAATAATTCATCTTACAGTAGGAGTCAACAATCAggcaaactatttttttttgtttcacataGGCTTACATCATGAAAAGGACCTGGCAACGCAGATTCCCATGACTACAGTATAGTAACTCGCTCTGCCTGCGTGCACTCTGCGAGAAAGGGGACGCTGCTCTGCTAACATTCACATGCTAAATGGCATCGATGTTCCCACTTGGATCAAAGCCTTTATATTATGACATACTTCCAGCTGTTGAAAGTAAGAGAGACGACTtggacaaaaaataaatcacgtTTGGGTAATGCAACAACACAGCGTTACTTGGATTAGTAACTGTAATattactgttttgttttggaaattgaaACCCCCTCTACTACTTGTTACTATAGAAAGTAATAATGTTACAGTAATATATTACTAAGCAATGCGTTTCTGACCAACACTTCTTATATGTCATTTGTTTCCAACATACCTAGAGCGGCTACGACTGCGTCTCTTGTCTCTGGAGCGAGAACGCCTCTTGTGGCTGCTTCGGGAATTGTGGGAGTCATTCCTCGGACACAACTTTGGCGCCGGTCTGCTTAAACAGgacggagagaaaaaaagtcactgACTGGAAATCACAATCATATGATCACAACTTTGTGCAAGTGAAAACTCTGAGAAAAGCTCTGAGTATTAGCTGGGCACCTGTGTTTCGAACGGGACCTTTTCCTGCGCGTTCTCGAGTGGGAGCGTGACCGCGAGGCTGACCGGCGTGACCTTATAGACCGACTGGAAGAAAGCTTCTTTATGTCCGCTAGAGGAAGAGCAGCAGCCTCAGCATCAGAACAACTTCTTTAATCTAAAACTTGATACATGCAGAAAATCTAAATGTTGTACCTGGTTCTATGGCAGCAGCAATGGTATTCTGGGCTTCTCTCACCCTCTTCATCACACTTTCTAGCTCCTTAGCAGCAGCCTGCGGCGTCATCTCTGGGGGTTTTACTATGGCGTTATTGGAATGATTAACCCTGAaagacataaataaaatatcaacTGACAAATCACTAAcaggtatttttttctttgtcacgaTTAGTGTCATTTTAAGTCTGTTTCTTTGAGAACTACATTTTGagtaaataaattacatttttttatatgttataATGTCTGCCGTGGATCGTACTGCTCTGTAGTatggtctttaaaaaaaaatacatacttCAGGGGTCGGTCTCCGAACATGATTCCATTGAAGGTCAGGGCTCTGACGACAGAATCCTGCTCAACAAACTCTACAAAGGCAAAGCGTGTCGGCTGAGTCTCATCGCCAGCCATTCGCACAAACTTCACATCTCCCACCTGCTTGAAGAACTCCAACAGTTGGTCTGCAGTGGTGGTCTGCAGAAAGAAAGATAAACTAGACTGAATGACAACAAATTTGCAACTACAGAATGTAAAGCTTTGAGACTGTCTGACTGTCCACAACACGTTTGAGTTGTAATTTATATTAATTCTCTTGGGCCTATATCAATCAGGTGGAGAATTAACTATCCTACATCAACGTTAAATggtccaacaacaaaaaaaagattgtttttatgttttctagCTGTCACAAAGAGCTTATGAGCAAATTATTTCCTCTAACCATTATTAGTTGAAACTATAATTTGATCACATCTGTCACAAATACTTATGAACAGGTAAAGAATGAGGCGGAAATAAGACATGTTACAATACAATATGACTGAGGGAAATGAttgctggaaaataaaaaaagatagttGCTAATTAAAAGATAAGTctggtgatattctatatttgTCCTATTGTTTCTTATTAATAAATTGAGAACAATTAATCCTGTGAACAAATATTTCTTGTGTACTACCTACAGCTTGATATATCTTATACCTCTATTGTCcgaaaactaaataaaaacacacacgaGCCACACTAACATGTGCAACAGACACATACTCCACCGTGCCACTGTAAATACTCACTATATTAAGTGTAAACACAGATTTGACATCGTTACCTGTGAGTTCAAGTTGCCGACATAAACGGTCCTCCTGATCTCATCGACTTTTGACGGATCCACGTTTCCCATGAGGGGGGGCTGGGAGAGCAACGATGCTGTGGGATCCAGAGCAGACGACAGCCGATTCACCGTGGGAAGGTTCAGCTGCAggtgtaaaacacacacatgcacacacagttttACTAATGTTGCATTTCCACTGAATGAAACAGCACGGCTCTACACAgttaactttttattaaaaaaagttgtgGATAGTACCCAGtcctttgttttgtgtgttgagcCAATAATAAAAAGGACAGTGCAGACCACTACTGGTCAGAGAGAACCATCTACTAGCGGGACACGGAACATCCTGCACAAACCTGCTATTTTTAAATAGCCAAGCAACTGTCAATAGCATCcgcgtttttttttaattaacttgaaacagatttaaagtgctcatattatgctcattttcaggttcataaatgtatttagaaGTTATATGTTTAcatagtttaattttcaaaaaatagcatatttttgttgtactgtacattgctTCAGCTCCTCTGTTCACCCTGtctgttgagctctctgttttagctacagagtgaggtaTCTCACttttattccatctttgttgggaatcacacatgcgcagtagcgcAGTAGCTAAGTCAGCACTACAAGCcattcagaagcagagtatgagggtgtgccatgctagcagctaggtgagcattataacgtgagttaaaagtgatgcacgtttgtcacggaagtNNNNNNNNNNctacaatagagctgtttggagcagttagtgaacaatgttttctgtgtgtccctttggggtggactttgggcttttcgctttgtaaacctataacttgcaaaaaaagataaataacacaataataTACTGAGGGGGTACTATCCccagtggaaaacaaaaaagagaaaagtactGTTGACAAAAGTGAGTTGAACCATGTTGTGGAAATTAACCATTACTTAACAGGCAAACAGAGGAGACAACAAGAGGACCAGAAGATGCTGACTCACATTCTGAAGTGGCGCTGGAGTAGGAATTGGTAGCAGTCCCCCTCCAGGAATCAGACTGGGTGCTGGGGTGGCAGGTGCCAAAAGGGACAAAGCTTTGGCCTCTTCTGGGATTTTCCCTGCAGGACAGAAGCAGATATTAGTGAAGGCAATAGAGGGACTCTTATCACTGTCTCCTCTATGTCTGCACAATTAGCCCACTGTATtctagagagaaagagagcataCACTTCCCTATTCAACCTACAAGTGTTCTACTGTCTACTACTGGAGACCGAGCATCCTTACTTTGCTTTTGTTAAATTATTATTCTCAGTCAATctgaattattattttcaatgaaaagcttaactttttttcaaaaacaaaagaacattgattCGTCCTTGNNNNNNNNNNAtagatcaaaaaaaaaaaaaaaaatacaatgcagaGAATGAGTCAACACTTTGATGCATGGGTCACCTGTACTGGAAACATATTGGTCATGAACCATACGATATCAAGCATGGGCGCTTTTCCGTGGGGCGATCGTTTTCGCAGTGTTGGAAAGGTGTGCAACACAAGATAACCCCAATGGCTGCATCACTAATAGCACACAGGACATCAGATACAGAAAAGAACAACAATTTTAAGAACTGTAGGAAATGTTATCCAAGCCTTTGCTATAAAAACAACCAATTAGGACGTTTGCTCATTCCATTAAAGTCTGCTGCTTTTTATAGCTGGAGAAGAGAGCTACGTTAAGACGAATAAGaaacaaaataactaaaaattcAGTTCATTAAAGCTGGAGGCACTGAGCATGAATTACCATTTGAAAAGTGATTACATATGAAATAACAGCGCAAAGTATTAATGCATGTGTCACGCATTTCtaaattaaaagagaaaatgatgTTGAATGAAGAGTGActgttattaaatattaaaacatccATACCAG from Etheostoma spectabile isolate EspeVRDwgs_2016 chromosome 16, UIUC_Espe_1.0, whole genome shotgun sequence encodes:
- the srek1 gene encoding splicing regulatory glutamine/lysine-rich protein 1 isoform X2, producing the protein MSGIPGTTVVQVTNLSSAVSSEQMRTLFGFLGDIEELRLYPPDNAPLSFSSKVCYIKYRDPSSVGVAQHLTNTVFIDRALIVVPCAEGKIPEEAKALSLLAPATPAPSLIPGGGLLPIPTPAPLQNLNLPTVNRLSSALDPTASLLSQPPLMGNVDPSKVDEIRRTVYVGNLNSQTTTADQLLEFFKQVGDVKFVRMAGDETQPTRFAFVEFVEQDSVVRALTFNGIMFGDRPLKVNHSNNAIVKPPEMTPQAAAKELESVMKRVREAQNTIAAAIEPADIKKLSSSRSIRSRRSASRSRSHSRTRRKRSRSKHRPAPKLCPRNDSHNSRSSHKRRSRSRDKRRSRSRSRAHRRKSRDRSWSPRRKVRSPSPKRGKKDKRRERSRERKGRSTSKKRSRKDEDRLKSRAKPMKVQRDYDREEKEDYVSDREGSVTLSEDMMSSPCTQHNGSYKTHNEYASMGSDRTK
- the srek1 gene encoding splicing regulatory glutamine/lysine-rich protein 1 isoform X3, which codes for MVHDQYVSSTGKIPEEAKALSLLAPATPAPSLIPGGGLLPIPTPAPLQNLNLPTVNRLSSALDPTASLLSQPPLMGNVDPSKVDEIRRTVYVGNLNSQTTTADQLLEFFKQVGDVKFVRMAGDETQPTRFAFVEFVEQDSVVRALTFNGIMFGDRPLKVNHSNNAIVKPPEMTPQAAAKELESVMKRVREAQNTIAAAIEPADIKKLSSSRSIRSRRSASRSRSHSRTRRKRSRSKHSRPAPKLCPRNDSHNSRSSHKRRSRSRDKRRSRSRSRAHRRKSRDRSWSPRRKVRSPSPKRGKKDKRRERSRERKGRSTSKKRSRKDEDRLKSRAKPMKVQRDYDREEKEDYVSDREGSVTLSEDMMSSPCTQHNGSYKTHNEYASMGSDRTK
- the srek1 gene encoding splicing regulatory glutamine/lysine-rich protein 1 isoform X1, yielding MSGIPGTTVVQVTNLSSAVSSEQMRTLFGFLGDIEELRLYPPDNAPLSFSSKVCYIKYRDPSSVGVAQHLTNTVFIDRALIVVPCAEGKIPEEAKALSLLAPATPAPSLIPGGGLLPIPTPAPLQNLNLPTVNRLSSALDPTASLLSQPPLMGNVDPSKVDEIRRTVYVGNLNSQTTTADQLLEFFKQVGDVKFVRMAGDETQPTRFAFVEFVEQDSVVRALTFNGIMFGDRPLKVNHSNNAIVKPPEMTPQAAAKELESVMKRVREAQNTIAAAIEPADIKKLSSSRSIRSRRSASRSRSHSRTRRKRSRSKHSRPAPKLCPRNDSHNSRSSHKRRSRSRDKRRSRSRSRAHRRKSRDRSWSPRRKVRSPSPKRGKKDKRRERSRERKGRSTSKKRSRKDEDRLKSRAKPMKVQRDYDREEKEDYVSDREGSVTLSEDMMSSPCTQHNGSYKTHNEYASMGSDRTK